The window GCAATGAAGGTTCGCGTCGCCTCCTCGCCCTTCTGGCTTTTATATTCGGCAAGAATCGGTACGAATGCCTGGGAAAAAGCCCCCTCGGCGAAGATCCGTCGCAGCAGATTGGGCAATTTGAAGGCGATAAAGAAGGCGTCAGTCGCCATCCCTGCGCCAAATATGCGCGCAATGAGAGTGTCACGAACGAACCCCAGAATCCGGGAAAGCATCGTGATAGAGCTGACGGCGGCTAACGATTTGAGCAGATTCATTGAAAGAGTTTGTGCCTGTCGATAAACAGCAGGCGAACAAAGCGCCTACTTATGCGATACTCCGCGCCGCAGCAGCACAGAGCCAAAGCTCGCGAGTTTACAGGTCAAGCGCCGGAAATAAATATCCCGCCTCTTTATACCTACCACTTAGCGGAACGTCTCAACCGCCCTTGACAAGACATCAACTCATCGGCATGATTCGCGGCCTATTTTGTTTGCTATTTCCTAAAAAGTCTTTCGAGGAGCTCGACGGTGGCCAACACACCTTCCGCCAAAAAACGTGCAAAACAGGCTGAGAAGCGTCGCAGCCACAACGCCAGCCTGCGTTCCATGGTTCGTACCTACATCAAGAATGTAGTTAAAGCCATCGACGCAAAAGACGCTGAAAAAGCTCAAGCTGCTTACGTTCTGGCCGTGCCAGTTATCGACCGTATGGCCGATAAAGGCATCATCCACAAGAACAAGGCTGCTCGTCATAAGAGCCGCCTGAACGGTCACGTCAAGGCTCTGAACCTTGCTGTTGCCGCATAAGCGATAAGCTTGTTAAAAAACCGACCTCAGGGTCGGTTTTTTATTGCCTGCGATTTGGCAACAACAGCACAAAAAAAATGGGAAGGGGCAGCCCCTTCCCATATTTTTGATCTTCTTTAGATTACTGCGCCTGCGCCCACGGCAGGATCGGGATGGCGGTGACCGCATTCTGCGGACTACCCTCGATCACACGATCGCTATAGACCAGGTACACCAGCGTATTGCGCTTCTTGTCGAGGAATCGCACCACCTGCATGGTCTTGAACACCAGCGACGTGCGCTCCTTGAACACCTCGTCACCATCCTTCAACTCGCCCTTGAAGCTGATCGGTCCGACCTGACGACAAGCGATAGACGCTTCCGCGCGATCTTCAGCCAACCCCAAACCACCCTTCACGCCACCCGTCTTGGCCCGCGACAGGTAGCAAGTCACACCCTCGACCTTTGGATCATCAAACGCTTCGACGACGATGCGGTCGTTCGGACCGACAAACTTGAACACCGTCGACACCTGACCAATCTCCTCGGCCGAGGCCAGCAACGGCATCATCAACAGCAGACCCAACAATCCTTTTGCCACGCGCATTCAGGTATTCCTTCAGACCAGGATCAGGTTATCGCGATGAACCAGTTCCGGCTCCGCCATGTAACCCAACAGACCGACAATCGCCTCAGACGACTGACCGATGATTTTTTGTGCTTCCAGCGCGCTGTAGTTGGCCAGGCCTCGAGCGATTTCACGACCATCCGACGCCACGCAAACTACCATCTCACCACGACGGAAGCTGCCCTGGACCAATTTGACCCCCACAGGCAGCAAACTTTTGTTGCCTTGGGACAGCGCCGTCACCGCACCAGCATCCAGCACGAGCGTGCCGCGGGTTTGCAAGTGCCCGGCCAGCCATTGCTTGCGCGCTGCCAGCATGCCGCGCTCGGGCGACAGCAAGGTGCCAATGCGCTCGCCAGCCTTGAGACGATCCAGCACGCGCTCAATACGCCCACCAACGATGATGGTGTGCGCACCGGAGCGAGCCGCCAGCCGCGCAGCACGCAATTTGGTCTGCATGCCCCCACGACCCAGCGCACCACCCGTACCGCCCGCCACCGCATCCAGCGCCGGATCATCGGCGCGCGCCTCGTAAATCAGATTGGCGTCAGGGTTGTTGCGCGGATCGGCGTCGAACATGCCGTCGCGATCAGTAAGGATCACCAGCAAGTCAGCCTCGACCAGGTTGGCTACCAACGCTGCCAGGGTGTCGTTGTCGCCGAAACGTATTTCGTCGGTGACCACGGTGTCGTTCTCGTTGATCACCGGAATAACTTTCAGCTCGACCAGCGCACGCAAGGTGCTACGGGCATTCAGGTAGCGCTTGCGGTCGGACAAGTCATCGTGAGTGAGGAGAATCTGCGCGGTATGCCGGCCATGCACGGCAAAGCTCGATTCCCAGGCCTGCACCAACCCCATCTGACCGATGGCGGCGGCGGCCTGCAGCTCGTGCATCGCACTGGGTCGCACGGTCCAGCCCAAGCGGCTCATGCCGGCCGCCACCGCCCCGGAGGACACCAGCACCAGCTCGACGCCAGCCTCATGCAAAGCCACCATCTGCTCGACCCAAACACTCATTGCCGCGCGATCCAGCCCCTTGCCATCCGCTGTCAGCAAAGCGCTGCCGATCTTCACGACCCAACGCCGCGCACCTGTCACCTTGCTCCGCATCATCTTCAACCTTAGCTTGAGGACAGCGCGACCTGGCACTGCCCGTAACGTTATTCGTGGTTATTCGTGACCAACTATCGATTTCCAGATACTAAAACGCCGCTCCAGTGAGCGGCGTTTAAGTTTATCGCAACGAATCAGTCACGCACGTAAATGATTTCCGGACCGTCTTCGTCATCCACATCTTTTTCGTCCCAATCATCGTCGCCGATGTCGTGGACCGACTTCACGCCGCTACGGCGCAGGGCACGCTGGTCATCCAGGGCCTGCAACTGAGCACGAGCTTCGTCTTCGATGCGCTGATCGAGCTCGGCCAACTCTTCCTTGTACGCAGGGTCGGCAGCCAGACGATCGGCACGATCTTCCAGATAACGCATGATGTCGTGACACAGACGCTCGGTACCCAGCTTGGAGATCGCCGAGATCACATAGACAGGACCGGTCCACTCCAGGCGATCTACGATTTCCTTGACGCGCTCGTCGTGCTCTTCCTCAAGAATCTGGTCGCACTTGTTCAGCACCAACCAACGATCGCGCTCAGCCAGGGACGGGCTGAACTTGGTCAGTTCGCTGACGATCACTTCGGCAGCATCCGGAGCGCTGGTGTCATCCAGCGGCGCCATGTCCACGAGGTGCAGCAACAGACGGGTACGCGACAAGTGCTTGAGGAAGCGAATCCCCAGGCCTGCGCCGTCGGAAGCACCTTCGATCAGGCCCGGAATGTCCGCGACCACAAAGCTTTTCCAGCGATCGACACTGACCACACCCAGGTTCGGCACCAGCGTGGTGAACGGGTAGTCGGCGACTTTCGGCTTGGCGGCCGATACAGCGCGGATCAGGGTACTTTTACCGGCGTTCGGCAAGCCCAGCAGGCCGACGTCAGCCAATACCTTCATTTCCAGCTTCAGGTCACGCGCCTCGCCCGGCTTACCCGGAGTGGTCTGGCGCGGAGCACGGTTGGTACTGGATTTGAATCGGGTGTTACCCAGACCGTGCCAGCCGCCATGAGCCACCAGCAGTTTCTGGCCAGCTTTGGTCAGGTCGCCGATCACTTCCTGGGTGGCAGAGTCGATGACGGTAGTGCCGACCGGAACACGCAGGACCAGCTCTTCACCTTTTTTGCCGGTGCAGTCAGTGCTGCCGCCGTTGGAACCACGCTCGGCATCAAAGTGCCGGGTGTAACGGTAGTCCACCAGGGTGTTGAGGTTTTCGTCGGCGATCATGTAGACCGAGCCGCCATCACCACCATCACCGCCGTTCGGGCCGCCGTTTTCAATGAATTTTTCGCGACGGAAGCTCATGCAACCGTTGCCGCCGTCACCGGCCTTTACTCGAATCGATACTTCATCAACAAACTTCATAACAAAACGCCTCTCGTCATACGGACGAGCCGAAAAACACTAAGACATAAGACTCTTGCAAAAATGAGCGCAGCGACCTCAATCAACGACCGCAAATCCAGCGCTGGAGCCCATCACAAACAGCTTTGCAAGAGACTCACCCCACAAACGAAAAAGCCCCGTCGCGAGACAGGGCTTTTCCAGCAACTACGCAATTATGCCGCGACGACTTCAGTCTTCGGGACAATGCTTACGTAACGACGACCGAAGGCGCCCTTTACTTCGAACTTGATCACGCCGTCGATTTTAGCGAACAGAGTGTGATCCTTGCCCATGCCAACGCCGTAGCCAGCGTGGAATTGGGTGCCGCGCTGACGCACGATGATGTTGCCCGGAATGATAACCTGGCCGCCATACATCTTCACGCCAAGGCGTTTGGCTTCTGAGTCGCGACCGTTACGGGTACTACCACCAGCTTTTTTGTGTGCCATGAGTCAATTCTCCTAGTGAGGAATTAGGCTGAAATTAAGCCTGAATACCGGTGATTTTGATCTCGGTGTACCACTGGCGGTGGCCCATACGCTTCATGTGGTGCTTACGACGACGGAACTTGATGATGCGGACTTTATCGTGACGACCTTGGGAGATCACTTCAGCCACAACGGTAGCGCCAGCAACAACTGGAGCGCCGATGTTCACGTCATCGCCATTGGCGACCAACAGAACGCGATCAAAAGTTACGGATTCGCCGGTAGCGATTTCCAGTTTTTCGATCTTCAGGTATTCACCTGGGGCGACCTTGTATTGCTTGCCACCAGTAACAATTACTGCGTACGACATGGTATTTCTCCGATAATCCTGCTCACCCAGCTCTTTATAAGAAGAGGTATTGGCTGGCATGGCTGCATTGGGCTGGAAGGCCTGTTTGCAATTGCGTAAGGCAGGTGCTGCCCAGGAAGTTCAGGGTGCGCGATTGTACGCAAGCTGCCGAGGCGATGCAAGAGGCCGTCCATCGTGCCTTGACACCCGCCGACGTGGGTCCTAGCATGCCGCGCAACCCTTCTGGAGCAACTGTCGCTGATGCAACCCCAAGCTTTCTACCGCGCGGTGGCGGACGATTTTAGCGCCGTCGACGGCATCATCAAGAAGCAGCTGACTTCCCGAGTGCCGCTGGTATCGAAAATCGGCGATTACATTACCTCGGCTGGCGGTAAACGCCTGCGTCCTCTATTAGTGTTGCTGTGTGGCAAGGCACTGGGGCGCGAAGGCGATGACCTGCGCCTGCTGGCCGCGACCATCGAGTTCCTGCACACCGCAACCCTGCTGCATGACGACGTAGTCGACATGTCCGGCATGCGCCGTGGCCGCTCGACCGCCAACGCCATGTGGGGCAACGCCCCGAGCGTACTGGTGGGCGACTTCCTGTATTCGCGGTCCTTCGAAATGATGGTCGAACTGGGCTCCATGCCGGTGATGAAAATCCTTTCGCAAGCCACGCGCATCATCGCCGAAGGCGAAGTGTTGCAACTGTCGAAGGTTCGTGACGCCAGCACCACCGAAGAGACCTACATGGAAGTCATCCGCGGCAAGACCGCGATGCTCTTCGAGGCCTCGACACACAGTGCTGCTGCGCTTTGCGAAGCGACATCGGAACAGTCGGAAGCCCTGCGTACATTCGGCGATCATCTGGGCGTGGCGTTCCAATTGGTCGACGACCTGCTGGACTATAAAGGCGACGCCGAAACCCTGGGCAAAAACGTCGGCGATGATCTGGCTGAAGGCAAGCCGACCTTGCCGCTGATCTACACCATGCGCGAAGGCACGCCGGAGCAGGCTGCCCTGGTACGCAAGGCGATCCAGAAAGGCGGCATCGAAGACCTGGAAAGCATCCGCGAAGCCGTCGAAGCGTCTGGTTCGCTGGATTACACCGCGCAACTGGCCCGTGACTACGTGGCCCGCGCGATCAAATGCCTCGATGCACTGCCTGCCAGCGAATACCGCGATGCTCTGGTCGAGCTGAGCGAGTTTGCGGTCGCCCGCACGCACTGATTCATCCCCCTGTGGGAGCCCCCTCGCCACGGGCCGCTCCCACAGGTTATTTAGCGCCACGCCCTCTTCGGCCTAAAACCCTATATAATGTGCGACTTTTAGCGATCCTCAATCCAAGGAGCTTTAGTGAGCACGTTGCCACCCTGCCCAAAATGCAATTCCGAATACACCTACGAAGACGGCGCCCAGTTGATCTGCCCTGAGTGCGCCCACGAGTGGTCCGCCAGCGGCGAAGCCGAAGCAGTGTCCGATGACACCGTGAAAAAGGATTCGGTCGGCAATGTCCTGCAGGACGGCGACACCATCACCGTGATCAAGGACCTCAAGGTCAAAGGCACATCGCTGGTGGTCAAGGTCGGTACCAAGGTCAAGAACATCCGCCTGTGCGATGGTGATCACGACATCGACTGCAAGATCGACGGCATCGGCCCGATGAAGCTCAAATCCGAGTTCGTCAGAAAAGTCTGAGCCTGCTGTATTCCATCCCGCGTCCTGCGTGGGATGGTGCTTCCCCCTCCCCCGCTTCGCCCAGCAATCCCTCGCAATAGCCAAACGCCAGCCGTTTTGACCTTACGCAACCTTTACCCTTAAAAAAACACAAACCGCCAATAGGTCCTTGCTATTTGTTGAATAAGAATTATTCTCATTGAAACCCATCAATGGAGATGAGACCCATGACTTATTTGATCGACGCCTGGCTGGACCGCCCACACCCTTACCTCAGGATCCTGCATCGGGAAACCGGGGAAGTCTGTGCGGTGCTTGAAGAAGAAGCCTTGAACGAGCTGCAGGATCAGGGTGATCTGGACCTCAACGGCTTGAGTTCCAGCGAGCCGGTGGTGCTCAAGGAACTGGTGCGCAATCTGTTTCTGTTCTGCTATGCCCGGGCATTGCGCCCGTCTCATGATCTCAATACAAAGTTCGAGGTATGAAGATCACTGCAAAAACTGTGGGAGCGAGCCTGCTCGCGAAGGCTGACTAGCATTCAACATTTCAGTCGATTGTTATGCCGCTGTCGCGAGCAGGCTCGCTCCCACATTAGCCCGACGTAGCATCGGGCCAGGTATTACAGAACGTCGAGCAGCTCGACGTCGAACACCAGCACGCTGTGCGGCGGAATGCTGCCAACGCCTTGAGCGCCGTAAGCCAGTTCGCTCGGCACGTACAGACGCCATTTGCTGCCGGCGTTCATCAGTTGCAGGGCTTCGGTCCAGCCAGCGATCACGCCGCCAACCGGGAATTCTGCAGGCTGACCACGATCGTAGGAGCTGTCGAACACAGTGCCGTCGATCAGAGTGCCGTGGTAGTGAGTGCGTACTTGATCTTCACGGGTTGGCTTGGCGCCTTCACCTTGAGTCAGCACTTCGAATTGCAGGCCGGAAGCCAGAGTGGTGATGCCGTCACGCTTGGCGTTTTCAGCCAGGAATGCCAGGCCTTCGCCAGCAGCGGCTTCAGCTTTGGCAGCTGCTTCAGCTTGCATGATTTCGCGAATGACCTTGAAGCTCGCGGACATTTCTTCCTGGCCCACACGGCTTTCCTTGCCGGCGAAAGCGTCGGTCAGACCTGCCAGGATCGCGTCCAGGCTAACGCCCGGTGGCGGGTTGTCGCGCAGTTGGTCGCCCAACTGACGGCCAATACCGTAGCTGACGCGGGTTTCGTCGGTGGACAGATTTACTTCGGACATGACACTGCTCCGCTGTGCGGACGGCCCTGGAACTCGCCGTGCGTACACAGCGCGCCCCGGAGCGCCCGGAACCAAAAGGGCCAGCAGACTAGCACAGATGCCATTGAGTTGATGAGAGCTGTCAGTGCTGCCACGCGATGGGTACCTTCAGGCTCTCTTCGGAACTGGCACCGAGCCCACACATCTCGTCATGAACCGAAATGTGTACAAGGTTGAACGGCAAGCTGGGAAAGGCATGAAGCACTTCACGCGCATGCTCGACCGAACGCAAATGAAACATCTGGCCGCGGGCATCACTCAATGGGTACGCCGCGCCATGCATCCGCGCTTCCAATAGATAGATCCCGCCTTCCATCGAGATCAGGTTGAGTTCATCAATCTTCCCGGCGATGGCATAGGCATTCAACTCTTGCAGGTTCATGAACACACCTCACACAGTGGCGAGCCAAGATCATTACAGGCATAGGCCTCGGCGCTTCAAAGTACAAGCCATAAACGACACCGCCCGTCTGTTTCGCAACATTCGGGCGGTTGGGTATACCGGTAAAAGCGATCAGTGCTTGGTCAGCTTATCCAGATAGCCCATGGCAAACGCCGAAATCACGAAGGTCATGTGGATGATCACGTACCACTTCAAATGCTCGGGATCGACGTTCTTGGCGTCCATGAAAATCCGCAGCAGATGGATGGACGAAATGGCCACGATAGAAGCAGCCACCTTCATCTTCAACGAAGAGGAATCCATGGTGCCCAGCCAGTTGAGCTTTTCCTTGTCGTCGTCGATGTCCAGTTGGGAAACGAAGTTCTCGTAGCCGGAAATCATCACCATCACCAGCAAACCGCCT of the Pseudomonas frederiksbergensis genome contains:
- a CDS encoding zinc ribbon domain-containing protein YjdM, producing the protein MSTLPPCPKCNSEYTYEDGAQLICPECAHEWSASGEAEAVSDDTVKKDSVGNVLQDGDTITVIKDLKVKGTSLVVKVGTKVKNIRLCDGDHDIDCKIDGIGPMKLKSEFVRKV
- a CDS encoding FKBP-type peptidyl-prolyl cis-trans isomerase; amino-acid sequence: MSEVNLSTDETRVSYGIGRQLGDQLRDNPPPGVSLDAILAGLTDAFAGKESRVGQEEMSASFKVIREIMQAEAAAKAEAAAGEGLAFLAENAKRDGITTLASGLQFEVLTQGEGAKPTREDQVRTHYHGTLIDGTVFDSSYDRGQPAEFPVGGVIAGWTEALQLMNAGSKWRLYVPSELAYGAQGVGSIPPHSVLVFDVELLDVL
- a CDS encoding CreA family protein, whose product is MRVAKGLLGLLLMMPLLASAEEIGQVSTVFKFVGPNDRIVVEAFDDPKVEGVTCYLSRAKTGGVKGGLGLAEDRAEASIACRQVGPISFKGELKDGDEVFKERTSLVFKTMQVVRFLDKKRNTLVYLVYSDRVIEGSPQNAVTAIPILPWAQAQ
- a CDS encoding TIGR00645 family protein, with protein sequence MERFIENAMYASRWLLAPIYFGLSLGLLALALKFFQEVFHVIPNVFSMAESDLILVLLSLIDMALVGGLLVMVMISGYENFVSQLDIDDDKEKLNWLGTMDSSSLKMKVAASIVAISSIHLLRIFMDAKNVDPEHLKWYVIIHMTFVISAFAMGYLDKLTKH
- a CDS encoding polyprenyl synthetase family protein, whose translation is MQPQAFYRAVADDFSAVDGIIKKQLTSRVPLVSKIGDYITSAGGKRLRPLLVLLCGKALGREGDDLRLLAATIEFLHTATLLHDDVVDMSGMRRGRSTANAMWGNAPSVLVGDFLYSRSFEMMVELGSMPVMKILSQATRIIAEGEVLQLSKVRDASTTEETYMEVIRGKTAMLFEASTHSAAALCEATSEQSEALRTFGDHLGVAFQLVDDLLDYKGDAETLGKNVGDDLAEGKPTLPLIYTMREGTPEQAALVRKAIQKGGIEDLESIREAVEASGSLDYTAQLARDYVARAIKCLDALPASEYRDALVELSEFAVARTH
- the rpmA gene encoding 50S ribosomal protein L27, yielding MAHKKAGGSTRNGRDSEAKRLGVKMYGGQVIIPGNIIVRQRGTQFHAGYGVGMGKDHTLFAKIDGVIKFEVKGAFGRRYVSIVPKTEVVAA
- the rpsT gene encoding 30S ribosomal protein S20, encoding MANTPSAKKRAKQAEKRRSHNASLRSMVRTYIKNVVKAIDAKDAEKAQAAYVLAVPVIDRMADKGIIHKNKAARHKSRLNGHVKALNLAVAA
- the cgtA gene encoding Obg family GTPase CgtA codes for the protein MKFVDEVSIRVKAGDGGNGCMSFRREKFIENGGPNGGDGGDGGSVYMIADENLNTLVDYRYTRHFDAERGSNGGSTDCTGKKGEELVLRVPVGTTVIDSATQEVIGDLTKAGQKLLVAHGGWHGLGNTRFKSSTNRAPRQTTPGKPGEARDLKLEMKVLADVGLLGLPNAGKSTLIRAVSAAKPKVADYPFTTLVPNLGVVSVDRWKSFVVADIPGLIEGASDGAGLGIRFLKHLSRTRLLLHLVDMAPLDDTSAPDAAEVIVSELTKFSPSLAERDRWLVLNKCDQILEEEHDERVKEIVDRLEWTGPVYVISAISKLGTERLCHDIMRYLEDRADRLAADPAYKEELAELDQRIEDEARAQLQALDDQRALRRSGVKSVHDIGDDDWDEKDVDDEDGPEIIYVRD
- the rplU gene encoding 50S ribosomal protein L21 — protein: MSYAVIVTGGKQYKVAPGEYLKIEKLEIATGESVTFDRVLLVANGDDVNIGAPVVAGATVVAEVISQGRHDKVRIIKFRRRKHHMKRMGHRQWYTEIKITGIQA
- a CDS encoding DUF6482 family protein, whose amino-acid sequence is MNLQELNAYAIAGKIDELNLISMEGGIYLLEARMHGAAYPLSDARGQMFHLRSVEHAREVLHAFPSLPFNLVHISVHDEMCGLGASSEESLKVPIAWQH
- the proB gene encoding glutamate 5-kinase → MRSKVTGARRWVVKIGSALLTADGKGLDRAAMSVWVEQMVALHEAGVELVLVSSGAVAAGMSRLGWTVRPSAMHELQAAAAIGQMGLVQAWESSFAVHGRHTAQILLTHDDLSDRKRYLNARSTLRALVELKVIPVINENDTVVTDEIRFGDNDTLAALVANLVEADLLVILTDRDGMFDADPRNNPDANLIYEARADDPALDAVAGGTGGALGRGGMQTKLRAARLAARSGAHTIIVGGRIERVLDRLKAGERIGTLLSPERGMLAARKQWLAGHLQTRGTLVLDAGAVTALSQGNKSLLPVGVKLVQGSFRRGEMVVCVASDGREIARGLANYSALEAQKIIGQSSEAIVGLLGYMAEPELVHRDNLILV